Proteins found in one Arachis stenosperma cultivar V10309 chromosome 8, arast.V10309.gnm1.PFL2, whole genome shotgun sequence genomic segment:
- the LOC130943431 gene encoding transcription initiation factor TFIID subunit 13-like, with protein MTSSGGGSSSKPRSASFQPSETSLKRKRGVFQKELQHMMYGFGDDPNPLPESVALTEDIVVEYVTELVHKAQDIGSQRGKLSVEDFLYLIRKNLPKLNRCTELLSMNEELKQARKVFESDEEKLRKVFEVDEPVE; from the exons ATGACCAGTTCTGGTGGTGGAAGCTCGTCGAAACCAAGAAGTGCTTCTTTTCAACCTTCCGAAACTTCTTTAAAGCGCAAAAGAGGAGTCTTCCAAAAAGAAC TGCAGCACATGATGTACGGCTTTGGAGATGATCCAAAT CCTCTTCCTGAAAGTGTGGCGCTTACGGAGGATATTGTTGTGGAATATGTCACGGAATTG GTACATAAAGCTCAAGATATTGGATCACAGAGAGGGAAGCTATCTGTTGAGGATTTCCTTTATTTGATTCGCAAG AATTTGCCAAAACTTAATCGATGTACAGAATTGTTGTCCATGAATGAAGAGCTGAAACAGGCAAGGAAAGTCTTTGAATCAGATGAAGAGAAACTGAGGAAGGTTTTTGAGGTAGATGAACCAGTTGAATGA